One part of the Pandoraea faecigallinarum genome encodes these proteins:
- a CDS encoding acyl-CoA desaturase yields the protein MLDSLLGFLSTGLLDWSGWKIFFFTLAVTHVTIAAVTIYLHRCQAHRALDVHPIVAHFFRLWLWMTTGMITSEWAAIHRKHHAKCETPEDPHSPQTRGLWKVLAEGAELYRAEAKNEETLRKFSHGTPNDWIENHVYKRFPILGISMMMIIDIALFGAIGLTVWAVQMVWIPFWAAGVVNGLGHYWGYRNFNCADASTNLLPWGIIIGGEELHNNHHTYATSAKLSNKWYEFDIGWLYIRTLSFVGLAKVKKIAPTPKLSKVKAACDDDTLQAVLSNRYEVMARYAKTFKRAYGEELARFKEKRQHGEYQLFRGARKWLHHDEASLQEPQKQQLGEIFAHSNAVKTYYELRRELAGIWDRSNASREQLLGQLQNWCHRAEQSGIHALQEFATRLRRYA from the coding sequence TTGCTGGACAGTCTCCTTGGATTTCTCTCGACCGGCTTGCTCGACTGGAGCGGCTGGAAGATCTTTTTCTTCACATTGGCCGTCACCCATGTGACGATTGCCGCCGTGACCATCTATCTGCACCGTTGCCAGGCGCATCGCGCCCTCGACGTGCATCCGATCGTCGCCCATTTCTTCCGTCTGTGGCTGTGGATGACCACTGGCATGATTACGAGCGAGTGGGCCGCCATCCACCGCAAGCACCACGCCAAGTGCGAGACGCCCGAAGATCCGCACAGCCCGCAAACGCGTGGCCTGTGGAAGGTGCTGGCCGAAGGCGCCGAACTCTATCGCGCCGAGGCGAAGAACGAGGAAACTCTGCGCAAATTCAGCCACGGCACGCCGAACGACTGGATCGAGAACCACGTCTACAAGCGTTTTCCGATTCTCGGCATCAGCATGATGATGATTATCGACATCGCGCTGTTCGGGGCCATCGGCCTGACCGTGTGGGCCGTGCAGATGGTATGGATTCCGTTCTGGGCCGCCGGCGTGGTCAACGGTCTGGGCCACTACTGGGGCTACCGCAACTTCAATTGCGCCGACGCATCGACGAACCTGCTGCCCTGGGGCATCATCATCGGCGGCGAAGAACTGCACAACAACCACCACACGTATGCCACGTCGGCCAAGCTGTCGAACAAGTGGTACGAGTTCGACATCGGCTGGCTGTACATTCGTACGCTGTCCTTCGTGGGGCTGGCCAAGGTGAAGAAGATCGCGCCGACGCCGAAGCTCTCGAAGGTGAAGGCCGCCTGCGACGACGATACGCTGCAGGCCGTGCTCTCGAACCGCTATGAAGTGATGGCGCGTTACGCCAAGACCTTCAAGCGTGCGTATGGCGAGGAACTGGCGCGCTTCAAGGAGAAGCGTCAGCATGGCGAGTATCAGTTGTTCCGCGGTGCCCGCAAGTGGCTGCATCACGACGAAGCCTCGCTGCAAGAGCCGCAGAAGCAGCAACTGGGCGAGATTTTCGCGCACAGCAACGCTGTGAAGACTTACTACGAATTGCGCCGAGAACTCGCCGGTATTTGGGATCGCTCGAACGCTTCGCGTGAGCAGTTGCTGGGTCAGTTGCAGAACTGGTGCCATCGTGCCGAGCAGAGCGGTATTCACGCGTTGCAGGAGTTTGCGACGCGTCTGCGCCGCTACGCGTGA
- the ispH gene encoding 4-hydroxy-3-methylbut-2-enyl diphosphate reductase yields MSATQDVAPMLSDAEILLAQPRGFCAGVDRAIEIVERALAMYGAPIYVRHEIVHNVYVVENLRKKGAIFIEELSDVPPGNTLIFSAHGVSQAVRAEAESRGLRIFDATCPLVTKVHVEVAKMRGQGLEIIMIGHKGHPEVEGTMGQSGEGMFLVETIEDVLALQVADESKLAYVTQTTLSVDDAAEVINALKKRFPEITEPKKQDICYATQNRQDAVKFMAPQCDVVVVVGSPNSSNSNRLREVAEKMGVPAYMVDSPDQLKPAWFDGKRRIGVTAGASAPEVLAQSIVSRLRELGVNQVKVLDGVEENIAFPLPKGLTPVTAG; encoded by the coding sequence ATGAGCGCCACCCAAGACGTAGCACCGATGCTGTCGGATGCGGAAATCCTGTTGGCTCAGCCGCGCGGCTTTTGCGCGGGTGTCGACCGCGCGATCGAGATCGTCGAGCGCGCCCTTGCGATGTACGGTGCGCCGATTTATGTGCGTCACGAAATCGTGCACAACGTGTATGTCGTCGAGAATCTGCGCAAGAAGGGCGCGATTTTCATCGAGGAACTGTCGGACGTGCCCCCGGGCAACACGCTGATTTTCAGCGCCCACGGCGTGTCGCAAGCCGTGCGTGCCGAAGCCGAATCGCGCGGACTGCGCATTTTCGACGCCACGTGTCCGCTCGTGACCAAGGTTCACGTGGAGGTCGCGAAAATGCGCGGCCAGGGCCTGGAGATCATCATGATCGGCCACAAGGGGCACCCGGAAGTCGAAGGCACGATGGGGCAATCGGGCGAGGGCATGTTCCTCGTCGAGACGATCGAAGATGTGCTGGCGCTACAAGTGGCGGACGAAAGCAAGCTCGCCTACGTGACGCAGACGACGCTGTCCGTCGACGACGCCGCCGAAGTCATCAACGCGCTCAAGAAGCGTTTCCCCGAAATCACGGAGCCGAAGAAGCAGGACATCTGCTACGCCACGCAGAACCGTCAGGATGCCGTGAAGTTCATGGCGCCGCAGTGCGATGTGGTGGTGGTGGTCGGCAGCCCCAACAGTTCGAACTCGAACCGTTTGCGTGAAGTCGCGGAAAAGATGGGTGTGCCCGCCTATATGGTGGACTCGCCGGATCAACTCAAGCCGGCGTGGTTCGACGGCAAGCGTCGCATCGGCGTGACGGCCGGCGCGTCCGCGCCCGAGGTGCTGGCGCAGTCGATCGTCTCGCGTCTGCGCGAATTGGGGGTCAACCAGGTCAAGGTGCTCGATGGCGTGGAAGAGAACATCGCGTTTCCGCTGCCCAAGGGCCTTACGCCAGTCACGGCAGGATAA
- the rpmB gene encoding 50S ribosomal protein L28: protein MARVCQVTGKAPMVGNNVSHANNKTKRRFLPNLQNRRFWVESENRFVRLRLSNAGLRLIDKVGIDAVLADLRSRNAI, encoded by the coding sequence ATGGCACGCGTATGTCAAGTGACCGGGAAAGCGCCGATGGTCGGCAACAACGTTTCCCACGCCAATAACAAAACCAAGCGCCGTTTCCTCCCGAACTTGCAAAATCGCCGGTTCTGGGTTGAGAGCGAAAACCGTTTTGTGCGCCTGCGCCTTTCGAACGCCGGCTTGCGCCTGATCGATAAGGTCGGTATCGATGCCGTTCTCGCGGACCTGCGTTCGCGTAACGCCATCTAA
- a CDS encoding branched-chain amino acid ABC transporter substrate-binding protein yields MQLKFAKVLPVVAAVTLLAACGQKEEKQADSGAASAPAATTAASGGGDAVVIRIGHVAPLTGQIAHLGKDNENGARLAIEEANKAGLTIDGKPVKLELVAEDDAADPKTATQVAQKLVDEKVVAVVGHLNSGTTIPASKIYSDAGIVQISPSATNPAYTQQGFKTTYRVVATDAQQGPALANYATKSLNAKSVAIVDDATAYGKGLADEFEKTAKANGLKVLSHDATNDKATDFRAILTKIKGEKPDIIMYGGMDATGGPFAKQSKELGIGAKVLAGDGVCTDKVAELAGDAIDNIVCSEAGMALSKMEGGGDFSKRYEARYNQPIQIYAPFTYDAVNVIIDAMKRANSADPAKILAAMPATDYKGVIGHIAFDSKGDMKEPVITLYNYKDKKKSVLDVVKM; encoded by the coding sequence ATGCAACTCAAGTTCGCGAAGGTACTGCCCGTAGTCGCCGCAGTCACGCTGTTGGCGGCATGCGGCCAGAAAGAAGAAAAGCAGGCCGACTCGGGTGCGGCTTCTGCACCTGCCGCGACGACTGCCGCCAGCGGGGGCGGCGATGCGGTTGTCATTAGGATTGGTCACGTTGCACCGCTGACGGGCCAAATTGCTCACTTGGGCAAAGATAACGAAAACGGTGCACGCCTCGCCATCGAAGAAGCCAACAAGGCCGGTCTGACGATCGACGGCAAGCCGGTGAAGCTGGAACTGGTGGCCGAAGATGACGCCGCCGATCCGAAGACCGCAACGCAGGTTGCCCAGAAGCTCGTCGACGAGAAGGTCGTCGCCGTGGTGGGTCACCTGAACTCGGGCACGACGATTCCGGCATCGAAGATCTATAGCGATGCGGGCATTGTGCAGATCTCGCCGTCGGCCACCAATCCGGCCTACACCCAACAGGGCTTCAAGACGACCTATCGTGTGGTCGCGACCGATGCGCAGCAGGGTCCCGCGCTGGCCAACTACGCGACCAAGTCGCTCAATGCCAAATCGGTGGCCATCGTCGACGACGCGACGGCGTACGGCAAGGGCCTGGCCGACGAGTTCGAGAAGACCGCCAAGGCCAATGGCCTGAAGGTGCTCTCGCACGACGCGACCAACGACAAGGCGACGGACTTCCGCGCCATTCTGACCAAGATCAAGGGTGAGAAGCCGGACATCATCATGTACGGCGGCATGGACGCGACCGGTGGCCCGTTCGCCAAGCAGTCGAAGGAACTGGGTATTGGCGCCAAGGTGCTGGCCGGTGACGGCGTGTGTACCGACAAGGTGGCCGAACTCGCCGGCGACGCCATCGACAACATCGTCTGCTCGGAAGCGGGCATGGCGCTGTCGAAGATGGAAGGCGGCGGCGACTTCTCGAAGCGCTACGAAGCCCGTTACAACCAGCCGATCCAGATCTACGCCCCCTTCACGTATGACGCCGTCAACGTGATCATCGACGCCATGAAGCGCGCCAACTCGGCCGATCCGGCCAAGATCCTGGCCGCCATGCCGGCGACCGATTACAAGGGTGTGATCGGTCACATCGCCTTCGACAGCAAGGGCGACATGAAGGAGCCGGTGATTACGCTCTACAACTACAAGGACAAGAAGAAGAGCGTGCTCGACGTGGTGAAGATGTAA
- the nadC gene encoding carboxylating nicotinate-nucleotide diphosphorylase, with protein sequence MMTQSKTLSTAEALSPEFSTFGEPLEAALTRNVRDALAEDIGSGDLTGLLVPSEEMAHARVIVRESAVLCGVRWFERCMQGVDASVRVQWHYREGERMTPGAAVCDIHGPARALLTGERTSMNFLQMLSGVATAVRRYADIVEGTKARVLDTRKTLPGLRLAQKFAVRVGGGVNQRLALYDGILIKENHIAAAGGIRQVLANADRLADGAPVQIEVESLEELETALECGATSILLDNFSLEMMREAARVTDGRALLEASGGINLETLRAIAETGVDRISVGGLTKDVRATDFSMRIVETVG encoded by the coding sequence ATGATGACGCAATCGAAAACGTTGAGCACTGCCGAGGCGCTCTCTCCGGAATTCAGCACGTTCGGCGAGCCGCTCGAAGCGGCGCTCACGCGCAATGTACGTGACGCTTTGGCGGAAGACATCGGCAGTGGCGATCTCACGGGACTGCTCGTGCCGTCGGAGGAAATGGCGCACGCACGGGTCATCGTGCGTGAGTCGGCCGTGTTGTGCGGCGTGCGCTGGTTTGAGCGCTGCATGCAGGGCGTGGATGCGTCGGTGCGCGTGCAGTGGCACTATCGCGAAGGTGAGCGCATGACACCCGGCGCGGCGGTCTGCGACATTCACGGGCCGGCGCGCGCGCTGCTCACGGGCGAGCGCACGTCGATGAATTTCCTCCAGATGCTCTCCGGTGTGGCGACGGCAGTGCGCCGTTACGCGGATATCGTTGAAGGAACGAAGGCGCGCGTGCTCGATACGCGCAAGACTCTGCCCGGGCTGCGTCTCGCACAGAAGTTCGCGGTGCGCGTGGGCGGCGGCGTGAATCAACGTCTCGCTCTCTACGACGGCATTCTCATCAAGGAGAACCACATCGCGGCGGCGGGCGGCATTCGTCAGGTGCTGGCAAATGCGGATCGTCTGGCCGATGGTGCGCCCGTGCAGATCGAAGTGGAGTCGCTCGAAGAGCTTGAAACGGCGCTGGAGTGCGGCGCAACGTCGATCCTGCTCGACAACTTCTCGCTCGAAATGATGCGTGAAGCCGCGCGCGTGACGGATGGCCGTGCCCTGCTGGAAGCGTCCGGCGGCATCAATCTCGAAACGTTGCGTGCGATTGCGGAGACGGGCGTCGACCGCATTTCGGTCGGGGGCCTCACCAAGGACGTGCGTGCGACGGATTTCTCGATGCGGATTGTCGAGACAGTGGGATGA
- the radC gene encoding RadC family protein, whose protein sequence is MSIAHWPPAERPREKMLAHGPGALSDAELLAILLRTGSHGRNAVELGRELLTHTGSLARLLATPFETLRQFPGLGQVKALQFQASLEMARRMLREGLQSGCMLDSPARVRDYLRLTLQDMSRERFVCLFLDAAHRLIGTRIMFEGTLTQTCAYPREIVRAALDVHAAAVIVAHNHPSGIPVPSTADLTLTRQLGDGLALLDIRLLDHFIVAGDTIRSLAESGEM, encoded by the coding sequence ATGTCCATCGCTCATTGGCCACCGGCCGAGCGCCCCCGCGAAAAAATGCTTGCCCACGGGCCCGGCGCCCTGTCGGATGCCGAGTTGCTCGCCATCCTGTTGCGAACCGGCTCGCACGGACGCAACGCCGTCGAACTCGGCCGCGAACTCCTGACCCACACCGGGTCCCTCGCCCGCCTGCTCGCCACCCCGTTCGAGACCTTGCGTCAATTCCCGGGGCTGGGGCAGGTCAAGGCCCTTCAGTTTCAGGCATCGCTGGAAATGGCGCGGCGCATGCTGCGTGAAGGCTTGCAATCGGGTTGCATGCTCGACTCGCCGGCCCGGGTTCGCGACTATCTTCGCCTCACGTTGCAGGACATGTCGCGCGAGCGCTTCGTCTGCCTGTTTCTCGATGCGGCGCACCGGCTCATCGGCACGCGGATCATGTTCGAGGGAACGCTCACCCAGACGTGCGCATACCCGAGGGAAATCGTCCGGGCTGCGCTCGACGTTCATGCAGCCGCCGTCATCGTCGCTCACAATCACCCCTCGGGGATCCCGGTGCCCAGCACGGCAGACCTGACGCTGACCCGCCAGTTGGGCGACGGGCTGGCGTTGCTGGACATTCGCCTGCTCGATCACTTCATTGTGGCCGGGGACACCATCCGCTCGCTCGCCGAGAGCGGCGAAATGTGA
- the nadB gene encoding L-aspartate oxidase has product MNFDVVIVGSGLAGQSVALHLANTCRVALVAKRPMPEGASDWAQGGIAAVLDSTDSVDEHVADTLVAGAGLCDEAATRYIVEHSREAIEWLIEQGVPFTRDADAELGFHLTREGGHSHRRIIHAADATGHAVITTLTERVRKHPNITLFENHFAVDLITSDRADAAPTAGRHCQGLYLQDLGTGEVHALTARHTVLATGGAGKVYLYTTNPDTATGDGIAMAWRVGCRIANMEFIQFHPTCLYHPYAKSFLISEAVRGEGGRLVLPDGTRFMLQHDPRAELAPRDIVARAIDFEMKKHGLDCVYLDISHQSPEFLREHFPTILARCAELGIDITKQPIPVVPAAHYTCGGIVTDMHGRTDLPGLYAVGEATYTGLHGANRLASNSLLECIVLGKAAAEDIQRSDATHAVAIDVPAWDESRVSDADEEVVVAHNWDELRRMMWNYVGIVRTTKRLERAQHRIALLREEIAEYYANFRVSRDLLELRNLVDVASLIVDSALSRRESRGLHFSRDFPDTLPKALPTVLSPALPGRKR; this is encoded by the coding sequence ATGAATTTCGATGTCGTCATCGTCGGCAGCGGGCTCGCCGGTCAATCCGTCGCCCTGCATCTGGCCAATACCTGCCGCGTGGCGCTGGTCGCCAAGCGGCCCATGCCGGAAGGTGCGAGCGATTGGGCACAAGGCGGTATCGCCGCGGTGCTGGATTCGACCGACAGTGTCGACGAACACGTTGCCGATACCCTCGTGGCCGGCGCCGGCCTGTGTGACGAAGCGGCCACGCGATACATCGTGGAGCACAGCCGCGAAGCGATCGAATGGCTCATCGAGCAAGGCGTGCCCTTTACCCGCGACGCCGATGCCGAACTCGGCTTCCATCTCACGCGCGAAGGCGGCCACAGTCACCGCCGCATCATTCATGCGGCCGATGCGACCGGACATGCCGTCATCACCACGCTCACGGAGCGCGTGCGCAAACACCCGAACATCACGCTCTTCGAAAATCACTTTGCCGTCGATCTGATCACGTCCGATCGCGCCGATGCGGCGCCGACCGCCGGACGCCATTGCCAAGGCCTGTACCTTCAGGATCTGGGCACGGGAGAAGTGCACGCGCTCACCGCAAGGCATACCGTGCTGGCAACCGGCGGTGCCGGCAAGGTCTATCTCTACACGACGAACCCCGACACCGCCACGGGCGATGGCATCGCCATGGCCTGGCGCGTCGGGTGCCGGATCGCGAACATGGAGTTCATCCAGTTCCATCCGACCTGCCTTTACCATCCGTATGCAAAGTCGTTCCTGATTTCCGAGGCCGTTCGCGGCGAAGGCGGACGGCTCGTGCTGCCCGACGGCACCCGCTTCATGCTGCAGCACGATCCGCGCGCGGAATTGGCGCCGCGCGATATCGTCGCCCGTGCCATCGATTTCGAGATGAAAAAGCACGGCCTCGATTGCGTATATCTCGACATCAGCCATCAAAGCCCCGAGTTTCTGCGCGAGCACTTCCCCACGATCCTTGCGCGCTGCGCCGAACTGGGCATCGACATCACCAAGCAGCCGATTCCGGTCGTTCCCGCCGCACATTACACTTGCGGCGGGATTGTCACCGACATGCACGGCCGCACGGATCTGCCGGGACTCTATGCCGTAGGCGAAGCGACGTACACCGGCCTGCACGGCGCGAACCGTCTTGCCAGCAACTCGCTGCTCGAATGCATCGTGTTGGGCAAGGCCGCTGCCGAAGACATTCAGCGTAGCGACGCAACGCACGCCGTCGCCATCGACGTACCCGCATGGGATGAAAGTCGCGTCTCCGACGCCGACGAGGAAGTCGTCGTCGCTCACAATTGGGATGAATTGCGACGGATGATGTGGAACTACGTTGGGATCGTACGAACGACCAAACGCCTCGAACGCGCGCAGCATCGCATTGCCCTGCTGCGCGAGGAGATCGCCGAGTACTACGCGAACTTCCGCGTGAGCCGCGATCTGCTGGAACTGCGCAATCTGGTCGACGTTGCGTCGCTGATCGTGGATAGCGCGTTGTCGCGTCGTGAAAGTCGCGGCCTGCATTTCTCACGCGACTTTCCTGACACTTTGCCGAAGGCGCTGCCGACGGTACTGTCACCCGCACTGCCGGGCCGCAAGCGCTGA
- the nadA gene encoding quinolinate synthase NadA yields MNASLKSVEFERPAPSGATCVAQAWARVPDAPSQEERAALKARIKRLLVEQNAVLVAHYYVDSDLQDLAEETGGCVADSLEMARFGRNHPAKTLVVAGVRFMGETSKILSPEKRILMPDLDATCSLDLGCPADEFAAFCDAHPDRTVVVYANTSAAVKARADWMVTSSIGLEIVAHLHAQGKKILWAPDRHLGSYVQKQTGADMLLWQGACLVHDEFKGTELELLRREYPNAKVLVHPESPAAVVELADVVGSTSQMIAAAQTMDATEFIVATDNGILHKMRAAAPGKRFIEAPTAGNSATCKSCAHCPWMAMNSLRNLADVLESGANEIHVDPEIGRRAHTCIDRMLTFAEARKQNVRASGDFARDGALFAGVGPA; encoded by the coding sequence ATGAATGCCTCACTCAAATCCGTAGAATTCGAGCGCCCCGCACCGAGCGGCGCCACGTGCGTTGCCCAAGCCTGGGCGCGCGTCCCGGATGCGCCGTCGCAGGAGGAACGCGCGGCGCTCAAGGCCAGGATCAAGCGGCTGCTCGTCGAGCAGAACGCCGTGCTCGTTGCCCATTACTACGTTGATTCCGACTTGCAGGATCTCGCCGAGGAGACCGGTGGCTGCGTGGCGGATTCGCTGGAAATGGCGCGGTTCGGCCGGAATCATCCGGCGAAGACGCTTGTCGTCGCGGGCGTGCGCTTCATGGGCGAGACCTCGAAGATCCTCAGTCCCGAAAAGCGCATTTTGATGCCCGATCTCGACGCGACCTGCTCGCTCGATCTGGGCTGCCCGGCCGACGAGTTCGCCGCATTTTGCGATGCGCACCCCGATCGCACGGTGGTCGTCTATGCAAATACGAGTGCTGCCGTAAAGGCGCGCGCAGACTGGATGGTGACGTCGTCCATCGGTCTCGAGATCGTGGCGCATCTGCATGCGCAGGGTAAGAAAATCCTGTGGGCGCCCGACCGTCATCTGGGCAGCTACGTCCAGAAGCAGACCGGCGCCGACATGTTGCTGTGGCAGGGCGCGTGCCTCGTGCACGACGAGTTCAAGGGGACCGAACTCGAACTGCTGCGCCGCGAATATCCGAACGCCAAGGTGCTGGTGCATCCGGAGTCGCCTGCGGCGGTGGTCGAACTGGCCGACGTCGTGGGTTCGACGTCGCAGATGATCGCGGCGGCGCAAACCATGGATGCCACCGAATTCATCGTGGCGACCGACAACGGCATTTTGCACAAGATGCGTGCCGCGGCACCTGGCAAGCGTTTCATCGAAGCGCCGACGGCCGGTAACAGTGCGACGTGCAAGAGCTGCGCGCATTGCCCTTGGATGGCGATGAACAGCTTGCGGAATCTGGCCGACGTGCTCGAATCCGGTGCCAATGAGATCCACGTCGATCCGGAGATCGGTCGTCGTGCTCATACCTGTATCGATCGTATGTTGACGTTCGCCGAAGCGCGCAAGCAGAACGTGCGCGCCAGCGGTGACTTCGCGCGCGACGGCGCGCTGTTTGCCGGTGTGGGCCCCGCATGA
- a CDS encoding mechanosensitive ion channel family protein — protein MQESPAFARLVRDVVRDFGDAQIVWQIVALVGALAVALVLRRWMIGRLERHFERVAPARRAGSSSLRRAFFPMFGWMCVALTRVVLQEYTHVSLLMLAEVPLFGTALIYLAFYFARRLFAASPHASGLLKVFERVFTTLAWVSMLAYVLGVHDDILKWLASVKFAVGTSHLTLLSILSGLLWIGVTLVLAMWVGSLIEDRIMRTTTLDGNLKVVLSRVVKGLLTLVAVLATLSFVGIDITVLGVFGGALGVGLGFGLQKIASNLVSGFIILLDRSVRIGDLITVSTYHGTVSQINTRYSVVRGLDGVEALVPNEQLVTNVVQNHSFTQTRGRAKVNVQVAYSADVELAMSLMLKAAQDIPRVLTDPPPSALLLNFGADGMDLEMGFWVQDPAQGSGAIRSTINLRIWRAFREHGIEIPYAQREIRILNDWADGVPAQAAQPVEDVSERPTS, from the coding sequence ATGCAGGAAAGTCCGGCTTTCGCGAGGTTGGTGCGGGACGTCGTGCGCGACTTCGGCGATGCGCAGATCGTCTGGCAGATCGTCGCGCTCGTGGGGGCGCTCGCCGTCGCGCTGGTGCTGCGCCGCTGGATGATCGGCCGGCTCGAGCGCCACTTCGAACGCGTGGCGCCGGCGCGCCGGGCGGGCTCGTCGAGCCTGCGTCGCGCGTTTTTCCCGATGTTCGGCTGGATGTGCGTAGCGCTCACGCGCGTGGTGCTTCAGGAGTACACGCACGTCTCGCTGCTGATGCTCGCGGAGGTGCCCCTGTTCGGCACGGCGCTCATTTATCTCGCGTTCTACTTCGCGCGCCGGCTGTTTGCCGCCTCGCCGCACGCGTCGGGCCTGCTGAAGGTGTTCGAGCGCGTGTTCACGACGCTCGCCTGGGTCTCGATGCTGGCCTACGTGCTCGGCGTTCACGACGACATTCTCAAATGGCTCGCCAGCGTCAAATTTGCCGTGGGCACGAGCCATCTGACGTTGCTCTCGATCCTGTCGGGACTGCTGTGGATCGGCGTGACGCTGGTGCTGGCGATGTGGGTCGGTTCGCTGATCGAAGACCGCATCATGCGCACGACCACGCTCGACGGCAACCTGAAAGTGGTGCTGTCGCGAGTCGTCAAGGGTTTGCTGACGCTGGTCGCCGTTCTCGCCACGCTGTCGTTCGTCGGCATCGACATCACGGTGCTCGGCGTGTTCGGCGGGGCGCTTGGCGTGGGGCTGGGGTTCGGCTTGCAGAAGATCGCCTCGAATCTCGTCTCGGGTTTCATCATCCTGCTCGATCGCTCCGTGCGGATCGGCGACCTGATCACGGTGTCGACGTATCACGGCACCGTTTCGCAAATCAACACACGGTATTCGGTCGTGCGCGGGCTGGACGGTGTCGAGGCGCTGGTGCCGAACGAGCAACTCGTCACGAACGTCGTGCAGAACCATTCGTTCACGCAAACCCGCGGGCGGGCCAAAGTGAATGTCCAGGTGGCCTACAGTGCGGATGTCGAGCTGGCGATGTCGCTGATGCTCAAGGCAGCACAGGACATCCCTCGCGTACTGACGGACCCGCCGCCCTCGGCATTGCTGCTCAATTTCGGTGCCGATGGGATGGATCTGGAAATGGGCTTTTGGGTGCAGGACCCTGCGCAGGGCAGCGGCGCGATTCGCTCGACCATCAATTTGCGGATTTGGCGCGCTTTTCGTGAGCATGGTATTGAAATTCCGTATGCGCAGCGCGAAATACGTATCCTGAACGACTGGGCGGACGGCGTTCCTGCGCAGGCGGCCCAACCGGTCGAGGATGTTTCGGAGCGTCCAACTTCCTGA
- the rpmG gene encoding 50S ribosomal protein L33 translates to MAKGARDKIKLESTAGTGHFYTTTKNKRTHPEKMEISKFDPVARKHVPYKETKIK, encoded by the coding sequence ATGGCAAAAGGCGCTCGCGACAAGATCAAGCTGGAATCGACCGCAGGCACGGGTCATTTCTACACGACCACCAAGAACAAGCGTACCCATCCGGAAAAGATGGAAATCAGCAAGTTCGATCCGGTGGCTCGTAAGCACGTGCCGTACAAAGAAACCAAGATCAAATAA
- a CDS encoding FKBP-type peptidyl-prolyl cis-trans isomerase, whose protein sequence is MSSVATPVVQDNSYLTLHYRIGAPDGADIVNTFEGTPATLQLGGGQMAPTLEHAMLGMAVGERRRTELAPEQAFGPRNPDLLQRVSMKTLQENSNFGEEYSVGDLVEFNAPSGGRYAGILRELGDGWALFDFNHPLAGQPIVFEVQIIGIL, encoded by the coding sequence ATGAGTTCTGTTGCAACCCCCGTGGTTCAAGACAATTCCTATCTGACGCTGCACTACCGGATCGGCGCGCCCGACGGCGCGGATATTGTCAACACTTTCGAAGGCACGCCTGCGACGCTGCAGCTGGGCGGTGGCCAGATGGCGCCCACGCTGGAACACGCAATGCTGGGCATGGCCGTGGGGGAACGTCGCCGCACCGAGCTGGCACCGGAGCAGGCATTCGGCCCGCGCAATCCGGATCTGCTGCAACGCGTCTCGATGAAGACGTTGCAGGAGAACAGCAACTTCGGCGAAGAATATAGCGTTGGCGATCTCGTCGAGTTCAACGCGCCGAGCGGTGGCCGCTATGCGGGCATCCTGCGCGAACTGGGCGACGGCTGGGCATTGTTCGACTTCAATCACCCGCTGGCGGGCCAGCCGATCGTGTTCGAAGTCCAGATTATCGGCATTCTGTAG